A single Cyprinus carpio isolate SPL01 chromosome A20, ASM1834038v1, whole genome shotgun sequence DNA region contains:
- the LOC109108131 gene encoding leucine-rich repeat and fibronectin type-III domain-containing protein 5-like, with amino-acid sequence METLLVYLMVVVMALKAQKIQVCPKRCICQVLSPNLATLCDKKGLLFVPPNIDRRTVELRLGDNFITGIKRKDFANMTKLVDLTLSRNTIGSVTPHAFNDLENLRALHLDSNRLTHITNDTFGGMSKLHHLILNNNQLTHIHIGAFNDLLALEELDLSYNNLESVPWIAIQLMSNLHTLNLDHNMINYIPEGTFSGLQKLKRLDVTSNKLHKLPPDPVFQRAGVLATSGVLGPSSFALSFGGNPLHCNCELLWLRRLRREDDLETCAAPQHLAGRYFWTVSEEEFLCEPPLITRHSQETRALEGQQVSLRCKARGDPDPVIHWIAPDGKLVFNSSRTVLHSDGTLDILISTVKDSGSFTCVASNPSGEAQQTVDLLITKLPHFTNDTSMVQEPDPGSSDIATSAKTGGDGGPSMGNKGGQEKRVLISEITASTALVKFNFQRNIPGIRMFQVQYNGTYDDSLVYRMIPPTSKSITVNNLAAGTMYDLCVLAIYDDAMTALTATRVVGCVHFSTEPQYLRCHFMQSQFLGGTIVVIIGGVIVASVLAFIIFLIVRYRVCQQEGVEKGVELGDVRSQSEHQVCGIIKSMSKQVLGPDACRKISPQSESIPSRQSKPALPDCTVSTSAASHSWHPASPSPVRPARMDTQVNVEPDNTNKNNSAKLRPTVRAYSTLVTPASRRAQLQSLHNYQTVPVGCVRVSRRHSLNVDSCNPPAYVSRPQPLRSKRSLSMSGGDIPQMERRSGTSSLSQSEWVLESTL; translated from the exons ATGGAGACGCTACTGGTTTATTTGATGGTTGTTGTAATGGCGTTAAAGGCCCAGAAGATCCAAGTATGTCCCAAGCGCTGCATTTGCCAGGTTTTGTCCCCCAATCTGGCAACCTTGTGTGATAAAAAGGGGCTGCTGTTTGTCCCTCCAAACATCGACAGACGCACCGTCGAGCTCCGACTGGGGGACAATTTCATCACGGGCATCAAGCGGAAGGATTTCGCCAACATGACCAAACTGGTGGACCTGACGCTCTCTAGGAACACGATAGGATCGGTCACGCCTCACGCTTTCAACGACCTGGAGAACCTCCGCGCCCTTCATCTGGACAGCAACCGCTTGACCCACATAACCAACGATACGTTTGGCGGCATGTCCAAGCTGCACCACCTCATCCTCAACAACAACCAGCTCACGCACATCCACATAGGAGCGTTCAACGACCTGCTCGCGCTGGAAGAGCTGGATTTATCCTACAACAACCTGGAGAGCGTGCCGTGGATCGCCATCCAGCTCATGAGCAACCTGCACACCTTAAACCTGGACCACAACATGATCAACTACATCCCCGAGGGAACCTTCTCAGGGCTTCAGAAGCTCAAGCGTCTGGATGTAACGTCCAATAAGCTCCACAAGCTTCCGCCGGATCCGGTGTTCCAGCGCGCCGGCGTTCTGGCCACATCGGGCGTTTTGGGTCCGTCGTCGTTCGCGTTGAGTTTCGGAGGAAACCCGCTGCATTGTAACTGTGAGTTGCTGTGGCTCCGACGGCTGCGGCGCGAGGATGACCTGGAGACCTGCGCGGCTCCGCAGCATCTCGCCGGACGATATTTCTGGACCGTATCCGAGGAGGAGTTCCTGTGCGAGCCGCCGCTCATCACTAGACACTCGCAAGAGACTCGCGCTCTCGAAGGACAGCAGGTTTCCCTGCGCTGCAAAGCCCGAGGCGACCCGGATCCCGTCATCCACTGGATCGCTCCGGACGGGAAGCTGGTGTTCAACTCCAGTCGCACCGTGCTCCATTCGGACGGAACCCTGGACATCCTGATCAGCACGGTCAAGGACTCTGGATCTTTCACTTGCGTCGCGTCCAACCCGTCCGGAGAGGCGCAGCAGACGGTGGATCTGCTCATCACCAAACTTCCACATTTCACCAACGACACCAGTATGGTCCAGGAGCCGGACCCGGGGTCGTCCGACATCGCCACTTCTGCCAAGACGGGCGGAGACGGAGGCCCCTCGATGGGCAACAAGGGTGGACAGGAGAAGAGGGTCCTGATCTCGGAGATCACTGCATCCACGGCTCTGGTGAAGTTCAACTTTCAGAGGAATATTCCAGGGATTCGGATGTTCCAGGTCCAATACAACGGCACTTACGACGACTCGTTAGTGTACAG AATGATTCCTCCGACCAGTAAAAGCATCACGGTCAACAACCTGGCAGCAGGAACCATGTACGACCTGTGCGTTCTGGCCATTTACGACGACGCCATGACCGCGCTGACGGCTACACGTGTGGTGGGCTGCGTTCACTTCTCCACCGAGCCGCAGTATCTGCGCTGTCACTTCATGCAGTCACAGTTCCTGGGCGGCACCATCGTGGTCATCATCGGCGGCGTGATCGTGGCGTCCGTCCTGGccttcatcatcttcctcatcgtGCGCTACCGGGTGTGCCAGCAGGAGGGCGTGGAGAAAGGTGTGGAGCTGGGTGATGTGCGCTCACAGTCCGAGCATCAGGTGTGCGGCATCATCAAGTCCATGTCCAAGCAGGTTCTGGGTCCGGACGCGTGTCGGAAGATATCACCGCAGAGCGAATCCATCCCGTCCCGGCAGTCCAAGCCGGCTCTTCCGGACTGCACCGTCTCCACGTCCGCCGCCAGCCACAGCTGGCATCCCGCGTCCCCCAGTCCGGTCCGTCCGGCGCGCATGGACACGCAAGTCAACGTAGAGCCGGACAACACCAACAAGAACAACTCGGCCAAGCTGCGTCCCACCGTGCGCGCCTATTCCACCCTGGTCACGCCGGCGTCACGCAGAGCACAGCTCCAGAGCCTCCACAACTACCAGACGGTTCCAGTGGGCTGCGTGCGCGTGAGCCGCCGTCACTCACTGAACGTAGACTCGTGCAATCCTCCGGCGTACGTGAGCCGCCCGCAGCCGCTGCGCTCCAAGCGCAGTTTATCGATGAGCGGCGGAGACATTCCCCAGATGGAGAGACGCAGCGGGACATCCTCACTGTCCCAGTCCGAGTGGGTTCTGGAAAGCACATTATAA